The Prunus persica cultivar Lovell chromosome G7, Prunus_persica_NCBIv2, whole genome shotgun sequence genome has a segment encoding these proteins:
- the LOC18769939 gene encoding probable vacuolar amino acid transporter YPQ1, with product MPLSYCVAENKPCDRWVEKYFKDCLCNLNDDISFAFGLVSLVCWGVAEIPQIITNFHTKSSHGVSLAFLLTWVAGDVFNLMGCLLEPATLPTQLYTALLYTTSTIVLVLQSVYYDYIYTWCKCGKVTSTEEVDEENKRPLNPKLADSGIPIPTASPKPTPRKEFYYTSARSLAGSGTPPFRTYMRAAKSGPSTMALYSDSSSEDESAPVTSKTSVTQPRPIPRSVASYGTFLATSLNLPSQTKALTQVYIGITGRKLLQEHSMEHSAFGQWLGWLMAAIYMGGRLPQIWLNIKRGTVEGLNPLMFVFALVANVTYVGSIVVRTTEWDSIKANMPWLLDAVVCVGLDLFIILQYIYYKHLRKRTPRGGENYTFYKEADKAVVS from the exons atgccACTCTCTTACTGTGTAGCTGAGAACAAACCCTGTGATCGTTGGGTGGAGAAATATTTCAAGGATTGCCTTTGCAATCTCAACGATGACAtctcctttgcttttgggCTGGTCAGCTTAGTCTGTTGGGGAGTCGCTGAAATCCCTCAAATCATCACCAACTTTCACACCAAGTCCAGCCACGGAGTCTCTCTTGCTTTCCTCCTCACTTGGGTTGCCGG GGATGTGTTTAATCTAATGGGTTGTCTTCTGGAACCAGCAACG TTGCCCACCCAGTTGTATACAGCTTTG CTATACACAACAAGCACTATTGTATTAGTGCTGCAGAGCGTGTACTATGACTACATCTATACATGGTGTAAATGTGGAAAAGTCACATCTACCGAAGAG GTTGATGAAGAGAATAAAAGACCATTGAATCCAAAGTTGGCTGATTCAGGCATTCCAATACCAACTGCTTCACCCAAACCCACTCCAAGAAAAGAGTTCTACTATAC GTCAGCAAGATCGTTGGCGGGCAGCGGTACGCCACCGTTTCGGACCTACATGAGGGCAGCTAAAAGTGGTCCTTCTACAATGGCACTATATAGTGACTCATCTTCTGAGGACGAGTCAGCTCCAGTTACATCCAAGACATCTGTTACCCAGCCTAGGCCAATCCCAAGATCG GTAGCTAGTTATGGAACATTTCTAGCTACATCGCTTAACTTGCCATCGCAAACAAAGGCTTTGACACAAGTATACATAGGAATTACTGGGAGGAAACTCTTGCAG GAACACTCAATGGAACACAGTGCTTTTGGGCAATGGTTGGGGTGGCTAATGGCTGCTATATACATGGGCGGTCGACTCCCTCAGATTTGGTTAAAT ATTAAAAGAGGAACTGTGGAG GGTTTGAATCCTCTAATGTTCGTCTTTGCACTCGTCGCAAACGTCACTTATGTCGGAAG CATAGTTGTAAGAACCACAGAATGGGACAGCATCAAAGCCAATATGCCATGGTTGCTCGATGCGGTAGTTTGCGTGGGACTCGACTTATTT ATAATTTTGCAGTACATATATTACAAACATTTGAGGAAGAGGACCCCAAGAGGTGGAGAAAACTACACATTCTACAAGGAAGCAGACAAAGCTGTGGTTTCTTGA
- the LOC18769696 gene encoding probable calcium-binding protein CML41 has translation MATTTDTRAISKPSKWFSNKSLKLSFPGRRSSKSSPKSPLSPTSAPVGPISPRWTSREDELREVFRYFDGDGDGKISASELRAYFGSIGEYMSHEEAEAVIKDLDADGDSLLDFEDFLQLMSRGGGDDEDLKKAFEMFELEKGVITPRSLQRMLHRLGDTKSYNECVTMIQVFDTDGNGVVDFNEFHRMMA, from the coding sequence ATGGCAACAACAACTGACACTAGGGCAATCTCCAAACCCTCCAAATGGTTCTCTAACAAAAGTCTCAAGCTCAGCTTCCCTGGTCGAAGATCATCCAAATCTAGCCCTAAATCTCCTCTGTCCCCGACCAGTGCTCCAGTTGGGCCAATCAGTCCAAGATGGACAAGCAGGGAAGATGAGCTTAGAGAAGTTTTTCGCTATTTCGATGGAGATGGCGATGGCAAAATATCAGCCTCCGAGCTCAGAGCCTATTTTGGGTCCATAGGTGAGTACATGTCTCATGAGGAGGCTGAGGCTGTGATCAAAGATCTTGATGCAGATGGAGACAGCCTGTTAGACTTTGAAGACTTTCTGCAGCTGATGagcagaggaggaggagacgACGAGGACTTGAAGAAGGCCTTCGAGATGTTTGAATTGGAGAAGGGGGTCATAACCCCTAGAAGCTTGCAGAGGATGCTGCATAGGCTTGGTGACACCAAGTCATATAATGAGTGTGTCACCATGATTCAAGTTTTTGATACTGATGGCAATGGGGTGGTTGATTTTAATGAGTTTCATCGAATGATGGCTTAA
- the LOC18771408 gene encoding probable galacturonosyltransferase-like 1 has translation MLAFLINLILLFASSTNAATAASSGRLKEALATSTPQRFKEAPKFYNSATCPALNTHEHSSTVCSDVAVHVAMTLDAAYLRGSMAAILSVLQHSSCPENIIFHFVSSSSSSNSQALTQTIATSFPYLKFRVYPFNDSAVLGLISTSIRSALDCPLNYARNYLANLLPTCVRRVVYLDSDLILVDDISKLASTPLEPTQVLAAPEYCNANFTSYFTPSFWANPTLSLTFENRRACYFNTGVMVIDLDKWRAGGYTDRIVEWMELQKRMRIYELGSLPPFLLVFAGNIAAVDHQWNQHGLGGDNFRGLCRDLHPGPVSLLHWSGKGKPWVRLDANRPCPLDALWAPYDLLQTPFALEA, from the coding sequence ATGCTCGCTTTCCTTATCAACTTGATTTTACTCTTTGCTAGTAGCACCAATGCGGCCACCGCGGCTTCTTCTGGGCGACTCAAGGAAGCGCTCGCCACCTCGACACCTCAAAGATTCAAGGAAGCGCCCAAGTTCTACAACTCCGCCACCTGCCCCGCCCTCAACACCCACGAGCACTCCTCCACCGTCTGCTCTGACGTGGCAGTGCACGTCGCAATGACCCTCGACGCCGCATACCTCCGCGGCTCAATGGCCGCCATTCTCTCCGTCCTCCAGCACTCCTCCTGCCCTGAGAACATCATCTTCCACTTcgtctcctcctcctcctcgtccAATTCACAAGCTCTAACTCAAACCATCGCCACCTCATTCCCCTACCTGAAATTCCGAGTTTACCCCTTCAACGACTCGGCCGTGTTGGGGCTCATTTCCACCTCGATCCGCTCCGCGCTCGACTGCCCTCTCAACTACGCCCGCAACTACCTGGCCAATCTCCTCCCGACATGTGTACGCCGAGTCGTCTACCTCGACTCGGACCTCATCCTCGTCGACGACATATCCAAGCTGGCGTCGACCCCACTGGAGCCCACCCAAGTCCTCGCCGCACCGGAATACTGCAACGCCAACTTCACCTCCTACTTTACTCCGTCGTTTTGGGCCAACCCGACCCTCTCCCTCACGTTCGAGAACCGCCGGGCCTGCTACTTCAACACCGGCGTCATGGTCATCGATCTGGACAAGTGGCGGGCGGGCGGGTACACGGATCGGATAGTAGAGTGGATGGAGCTCCAGAAGCGGATGCGGATCTACGAGCTCGGGTCACTGCCGCCGTTCCTCCTGGTCTTTGCCGGAAACATCGCCGCCGTTGACCATCAGTGGAACCAGCACGGCCTAGGCGGGGACAACTTTCGCGGGTTGTGCCGGGATTTGCACCCGGGTCCGGTGAGCCTGCTCCATTGGAGCGGGAAGGGGAAGCCGTGGGTGCGGCTCGACGCCAACCGGCCATGCCCGTTGGATGCTCTGTGGGCCCCATATGATCTGTTACAGACACCCTTCGCGCTGGAGGCTTAG